From the Micromonospora echinofusca genome, the window AGACGGCCAGCAGCAGGTAGACCGGCCAGGACAGCACCAGCCCCCAGGTGGTCAACTGCCGGTGCACGGCCGCCGCCGCGGCCCGGTCGCCCCGCCCGAGCAGCCGGGACAGCTGCGGCGACACCGCCACCCGCAGCCCCTGCATGGCCAGCTGGCCGGCGAGGATGTAGCGCCCGACCGCGCCGAAGACGCCGGCATCGGCCGGCCCGGCGAGCACCGACGTGAGCAGCACGCCCACCCACATGTTGCCGGCGTCGATGGCTGCCGACGCGGCCCGGGGCAGCGCGAAGCGCCAGAACGCCGACCAGTCGCCCGGCGCGGGTCGCAGCGCCGCGCCCCGGCCGACGCCGAGCGGGCCGGCCACCAGCGTCAGGCACGCCAGCAGGGCGAGCGCCGCCGGCACCAGCCAGCCGGTCATGCCGGCCAGCAGACCCCCGCCGGCCAGGGCCGCCGCGCCGACCAGCACCGGCCGGGCCACCGGCAGCAGGAAGAACTGCACCCCGACGTACGCCCGGATCGGGCGTACGCAGCGCAGCGCGGCGAGCAGCAGCGTCATGGCCACCACCACCGGCACCGCGGCGAAGCTGACCGTCAGCAGGGCCGTACCGTCGACGCCGGAGCCGCCGAGCAGGCGCGGGGCGAGCGCGTCGGCGGCGAGCACCCCGCCCACGGCGACGACCACCGCCACCAGCAGCGGCGGGACCAGCGCCACCGGGAGCACCCGGGCGGCGTCGCCCCGGGCACCGAGGCGCCGGCGCGGCAGCGCCCACATCAGCCCGGTCTCCGCGCCGAGGGTGCACACGGCGGTGGCGACGGTGACCACCCCGATCGCGGCGAAGAACGCCCCGGAGCCGACCGTGCCGTAGCCGCGCGTGATGACGACCGCGAGCAGGAAGCCGAAGAGCCCGCTGGTGGCCGCGCCGACCAGCCCGGCGACGCCGCTGCGGACGCTGCGCCGGGTCTCCGTGTCGTCGGCGGGCGGCGCTGCGCCCGGGCCCGACGCGGCGGGTGCGGAGACCGGGTGGGGGCCGGACGGCCCTCGGGTGGTGGCGGTCATGCGGGCACCGCTTCCGGGCGCAGGGGTCGGGGGCGGTGGAGCCGGGCCGAGGTCTCGCGTTCGGTGAGCGCCATCGCGAAGGCGACCGCGAAGAAGGCGACCGCGAGGTTCTGGTTGGCCATGCCGTAGAAGGGGATCTGCACCAGGCAGACGACCGGCACCACGGCCAGCCACTGCCCGGCGGCGGACGTGGCGCGGGCGCAGATCAGCGCGGCGACCACGAACCAGGCCAGGAAGCACAGCAGCGCGGGGACGCCGTGGCTGAACAGCACCATCCACAGCTGCCCCTGGGTGCCGATCGGCGCCTGGGCGCTGACGGTGTCGACGTTCACCGGCGCGCCGTAGCCGAGCCAGGGCGACTCCCGTACCCGCCTGATCACCTCGACGTAGAGGGAGAGCCGGTCGGTGTTGGTGTCGCTGGACTCCACCCGGTTGCCGATCAGCTCGGTGACCGGGATGAACAGGGTGGTGAGGCCCCCGATGACCACCACCCCCACGATCGACGCGGCCACCCGGACGTTGCCGCGCAGGGCGGCCCGGACGCCGAGCACCGCCAGCCCGGTGCCGAGGCTGAGGAACATCGCCCGGTTGAGCGTGAGGAAGGCCGGCGCCAGCGACAGCGGCAGCGACGCCAGCAGCGCCCAGCGCAGCACGCCGCGCCGCCGCAGCATGGTGAAGGCCACCACGCAGGGCAGGGTCATCGCGTACGCGCTGCCGTAGTTGTTGGTGTACGCGAACGGCGCGGCCGGCCGGTAGATCGGGTTCAGCGACCGGGCGCTGTATTCAGCGGTGGTCAGATGGACCATGTCCTGGATGAACGGGGTGTTGGCCACCCCGCCGGGCAGCAGCACCTCCACCGGGGTGGTCAGCGCGAAGCGGGGCGCCAGCACGCCCAGCCAGCCCAGCGCGACCAGCGCGAACCAGAAGGCGCAGAGCGGTACGAGGACCGCCGCCTGGTCGGGGCGCTCGCGGGCGACCGCGTAGACGTAGACGCCGACCACGAGCGCGGTGAGGTAGAAGGCGAGCCGCAGCGCGAACGTCAGCACCGAGGCCGGCGTCTGCAACTGGGTGGCGCTGACCACCACGACGGCCAGGAACAGCAGCCAGATCCCGGCGGCCGGGGGCAGCGGCACGCGGCCCCGGATGACCAGCAGCGCGAACAGCAGCGCCCCGAGCAGCGGCCACCCCAGGTAGAACGCGCCGGCCAGCCACCACACCGGCACCATGCCGAACATCAACGCCAGCGGCCAGACCGGCAGCCGCGGCGGGGGTGGCGGCAGGGGCAGCGACGCGGCGCCGCCCGGGCCACCGGCGGGCTCGGTCGTCGCCGGGGCGCGGGTGACCGGCACGGTTCAGCCTCGGCCGCTACGGGTCAACACGAAGCCGAGCGGGGTGACCCCAGCGGCGCGCAGCCGCTCCACGAGCCGGCGCAGGTCGCCCTGCCGGGTGCGGTCCTGCTCGACCACCACGACCGCCGTGCCCTGCCGGGCGACGGCGACGCCGCGCTCGTCGGACTCGGCGGGCGGCGCGTTGAACAGCACCAGGGTGTGGTCGGCGCCCTGCCGCCACGTGCCGAACCGGACACTGCCCGCGCCCACGGACACCGGGTCGGTGCTGGTCACCTTGCCGTTTACGGCGCTCGCCGACGAGGTGACGCGGGGCAGGGTCAGCGTGGCGTCCGGGTCGGTGGACGGCCGGGCGCCGATCGGGTGCGGCGACGGGCGGCGGGCCGCTGCCGGCTCCGGCGTGCCGTCGCTCTTGCCCTCCGTCGTCGAGCCGGCGGGGCGGGGCTTCGGGACGAGCGGGCGGGACGGGTCGGCCGCGGCGGGCAGCCGCTCCCGGTCACCGAGCACGGTGGTCCGCAGCCGCTCGGCGCGCCCGCTGTCGTCGGCGACGAAGACCTCCCGGCCGACGGCGGCCAGCGCCACCGCCAGGCCGGCGGTGATGGCCGTGGGGTCCTCTTCCCGGGCGGTCAGAAGCGACACCCGGGCGGGCTGGCGCACCCGCTCGGCGATGGCCATCGCCACGTACCGGATGTCGGCGTCGACCGCCTCCTTGCCGCCGCGCCACCGGCGGCTGCGGACCGTGCCGAGCAGCGGCAGCCCGGTGGCGTCCCGGCCGTCGTCGACCGACCGGATCCGCCGGTCCATCGACTCCCAGGCGTACGCGAGCACAACCCCGAGCAGCGTCCCGCCGAGCAGGCCGGCGAGCAGGTAGAGCGGGCCGTTGCCGGCGGTGGAGGCCAGGGCCCGCTCGGCGCTCTGGGTGACCCAGCCGGGGTTGACGTCGACGGCGGCGATCTCGGTGCGGGCGGCGTTGAGCTGGGTGAGCTGGTTGTTGATGCCGGTCAGCTCGGTCACCGCGGCGTCGACGGTGCCCTCGCGGGCGTTGTTGACCCGCTTCTGGAGGGCGGCCTGTTGGGCGGCGACCTTGGCGATGCTCTCGTCGTACGAGCGCAGCATCTCCTCGCGCTGCTTCTCGTACATCGTCCGGCGCACGTCCAGGTAGGCCTGGGCGGCGAGGTTGACGCCCTCGACGGCCTGCTCGGCGGTGGGCGCCTGGTAGACGAAGCGCAGGATCTGCCCGCCGGTGGGCACCTCGACCTCGAGGGCGTCGCGCACCTCGCGCGGGTCCATGTCGCCCGAGTCGGCCAGCCGCTGCACCACGTCGGTGCCCGTGGCGATGCCGCTCTCCACGTTCATGTTCACCGCCCGGTCGGCGGCGGCCCCGCTGGGCGTGAACGCGTCGGTGACGACGGGACGCACCGCCACGACCGCGCTGGCGGTGACGGCGGCGGGGACGAGCACCACGTAGCCGATCGCGGCGAGCAGGCCGACCGCGGCGACGGCCCCGACGAGTCGGATGCGGTGCAGCGGTACGCGCAGCAGGTCGGTCAGCGTGACGGTGCGGCCCGGTGTGCCGCCACCGGCGGGGACGTCCGAGGGCCAGGAACCGGGGGATGCGTCAGTCATGGAACTTCTTCACCGTCTGTTGTGGATTTCCGGCGACCACGACCCGCGGCGGCACGTCCGTACGGACGACCGTGGCGGCGCCCACGACACTGTCCCGGCCGATCCGCACGCCCTTCATCACGAGGGCGTGCGCCCCGACCCACACGTTGTCCTCGATCGTGATCGGGGCGCGGGTGGCCGGGACGGGCGGGTCGTGCCGCTGCTCGGGTGGCAGGTTGTGGAAGTCGTTGTCCAGCAGCTCGCAGTCCGAGAGCAGGCACCGGTCGCCGATCGTGACCGACGTCCAGGTGCCGATCCAGGTGGCGTTCAACAGGCAGTCGGCGCCGACCCGCACCTCGCCGGGCCCGGCGAAGCGGACCAGCTTGTTGATCCGCGTGCGGTCGCCGATGCTCACCCGTACGCCCCGGCGCAACCGGATCCGGCCGCGGATCTCCACGCCCCGACCCAGCGTCAGCCGGGGATAGCGCAGCGTGTACCAGCCGCGCTTGACCGCGAAGACGGCCCGCACCGCGAGCCCTCTGCGGTTGCCACCCGCGCCGACCAACGACCCTCCCCACGTCGTGCGGGCCGGCGACGGCTGATCCGTCGCCGGCCCAACGTGAACAATCTACCGATGTTCCGTTACGAACAGTCGACCGTCACTGCACGGAGAAGAAGGTCGACGGCGTTGACCACGTCACGCCGGCGGCCGCCGGGACCACCGTCGCCGTCGTTCCGTCGACCGCCGGGGCGGCCGTCGGGTCGAACGGCACGCTGCGCAGCGTTCCGTCGGTGGCACCGTACACGATCCGGCCGGCGACCCAGGCCATGCCCCGCACGGTCGACCAGGTCACCCCGGTGGTGGGCAGCGTGAACTCGGTGGCGCCGAGGTAGTTGCCGTCGATCTCGAAGTAGCGGTAGTAGAGGCCGCTGGCGCCCGAGCGGGTGTAGTAGAGGCGCCCGTCGAGGTAGAACGCGCCGGTCATCAGCGCCGGGTTGAACCAGTCGTTGTAGCCGGAGGCCTCCCACGGCGCGCCGATCGCGCCGCCGTTGAACAGCGAGATGTCGATCCGGCTGCCCGTGGGGGTGCCGGCGACGGTGTGCGACCAGTAGATCCGGTCGGCCACCCGCCAGGTCGCGCCGGCCGCCGTGTAGTTGGGCTGGCTGACCGTGGTCGGGGTGCCCAGGCTGGCCCCGTCGAACGGCACCTTGGCCAGCTCGCCCGCGCCGGTGCCGACGTAGAGGTTGCCGGTGGCCGAGGTCGGCGCGTTCTTCGGGGTGATGGTGCGCCCGCCGGTCAGCGGGAACATCCCGAGCCGGCCGTGGTACTCGTTGCCCATGCCGTCGGAGTTGTGGCCGAAGTAGAGCCCGTCGCTGCCGCGCCAGAGCACCGGCACGGAGGAGCCCCAGTTGCTGGTGCCGGCCGGCATCGACGCGCTGCCGCTGCGGCGGGGGTTCCAGTTGACCGGCATGCCGGTGGCCGGGGTGACCGCCGCGATGCCGAGCCGGTCGATCGCGCCCTTGCCGGCGGTGTCGCTGGCGTTCGGGTTGTTCAGCCAGCGGAAGTGCCCGCCGAGGTAGATGACGTTGTCGGCGACCTCGACGGAGGTGATGGTGTCGTTGCCGGTGTAGTCGACCCAGGTGCCGAGCTGCCCGGCGCCCCGGGCGGCGGTCTCGAAGCGCACCAGCGCGTCGCAGTAGGCGGCCGGCCAGCCCGAGCCGCCGTTGGTGCCGACGACGAACCAGCTGCCGTCGCCGCCGAACTTGACGTCCTGCACGTAGTGCACGAAGGTCGCCGGCGACGCGCACGGCGGCACGAACTTCTCCGTGCTCCAGTCCAGCACCGTCGGGGTGCCGGTGACGTCGACCAACGCCATCTGGTTGCGCGGCAGGTCGTTGACGAGCGTGAAGTTGCCGCCGACGGCCAGGGTGCCGCCGTCCGGGGAGACGTCGATGGTCCACACGTACGAGGTGGTCTGGTGACGCCCGACGGTGGCGTTGACGTTGAAGGTCGGGTCGATCGCGCCGGTCGTGGCGTTGAGCCGGCCGAGCCCGGCGTGCGCGGTGCCGTTGAGCCAGTTGAACGCCCCGGCCACGTAGAGCCAGTTGCCGTGCAGCGCCAGGTCGCGCACGGTGCCGCCGTCGGAGCGGCCGACCCAGCTGTCGACGATCTCGCCGGTGGCGGGGTCGAGCGCCACCAGGTTCTTGCGGGAGACGCCGTTGACGTTCTTGAAGGTGCCGCCGACGATCAGCGTGCCGCCGGGCCCGGCGACCAGCGTGTTGACCGCGCCGTCCAGCACCGGCAGGAAGCTGGTGGAGATGGTGCCGGTGGCCCGGTCGTACGCGAAGAGGTAGCGCTGGGTGGTCCACGCCGCGCTGGCGGTCTGCCGGATCTGGGTGAAGCTGCCGCCGACGAACACCGTGGAGCCGACCTGCGCGAAGGCGCGGGTCTCGCCGTCCCTGGCGTGCGGTGTGGCGTCGGCCGGGTTGGCCGAGACCAGGGTCGCCGGTTCGGGCGCCGGCACCAGGGCGGCGGACGTCCCGGTCGGGACGGCCAGCACGGCGGCGGCGGTCACGAGGGCGATCACCGCCGTCCGGGTGCGGAATCCGGCGGATCGCCGAGAGAGCGGGATGTCGGGCACGCTACGCCTCCATGTCGGGAGAGAACCCGCGTAGCGTGCCTGGTCGACCCTGTCTGGCGATATCCGCCGATTGGGCGGTCACTGCATCGGCAACATGACACCGCACACAGCAGGTCGGATGTCCGACTCGCCCGTATCACTCCCGGTCAGATTGTGAACGCGTGACGTCAGCGGGCGCCCCCGGTGGGCTGCCTCAGGTAGCTGTCGCGCCCGGCGCGGGCGAAGCCCGCCACCGACGAGGCGTCGTGGTTCATGGTCATGTCGCAGGTGCTCGACCGGCGGGTCATCCCCGGGGAGTTGAAGTAGATCGCCGCCTTGATCTTCGGGTGCGCCTTGAGCGCCGCCGGGAACTCCTCGAACCAGCGCCGCTTCGCGTCCGGGTCGGCCGCGTCGAAGTTGGTGCCGAACTCCGCGAGCATCCGCGGCTTGCCGACCCCGAGACGGTTCTCGTCCAGCCAGCGGTAGAAGCCGCCGATCGTGGTGGCCGGGCTCTTCCAGACCTTGCTGCCGTTGCAGACGTGGAAGTTGTACGGGTCGTAGCCGACCCAGTCGACGTACCGGTCACCCGGGTAGAGGCCGGTGTAGCGGTCGTAGTGGCCCGACCAGCCCATCATCGTCCACACCCAGACCGCGTTGTCGGCGCCCGCCGCGGCGAACCGGTCGTGCACGTGCCGCCAGGCGCGGACGAAGTCGGCGTCGCTGCCCTTGGCCGGCTCGTCCTCCGGCTCGTGGTCGAAGCCCATGAACACCGGCACGCCGGTGTCGCGGATCCGCCCGGCGACCGCGTCGATGGTGGCGTCGTAGCGGCCACTGTAGACGTCCTGCCAGGTCAGCACCGTGCCGGAGGAGAAGATCCGCGACTCCCAGGCGAAGAACATCAGCCGACCCTCGCGCATCTGCTGCCGCTGGTAGGCGTCGGGGAAGGCGCCGTTGCTGCCGGCGTTGGAGAAGTCGTGGTAGCGGTGCACGATGTCGAACTTCCGCCCGACCTGCGCCTCCACCTCGGCGACCGCCGCGCCGTGGTCCCACCCGTCGCCGGCGCTCGACGGGGAGTACATCCCCCACCAGGCGCCGCAGGAGGGCACCAGCCTGCTCGACACCGCGCCGCACCGATCCGTCCCGCCCGACGGGCTCGCCGACGGGCTCGGGGTGGCGCGGGTGGGGCTCGTGCTGGGCGTCGGCCTCGGCGTGGGGCTGGGCGCGACCGTCCGGCTCGGCGACGGAGCGGCGCTGGTCACCACCGGGGTGGGTCGGGTGCCGACGTCGTAGCTGATCTCCAGGCGCGGCCGCAGGTCGGGGTTGCGGTTCTCCGTCGACGCCCAGTAGATCCTCGTCTCGAGGCCGGTCTGCGCCAGCGACACCGTCCAGGTGCCGTTGCCCTTCACCAGGGCCGAGACGTCCCACTCGTTGAAGCCCTTCGCCACCTTCGAGACGGTGTCCAGGGCCGCCCCCGGCAGCGCCGGTGTCGGCCGGGCCGCGCGGGCGTCCACCACGCTGGAGTGCGCGCTCACGGTCGCCGCGAACTCCTGCCACGCGTGCACCCGCAGCGTGGCCCGCACGTTGACCGCCGTCGCCGGCAGGGTGGTCACGGCGAACTGGACGACCGCCTCCCGGCCGCCCCGGGGGTTGCCGTCGCAGCGGGTCGCGCAGGTCGCCAGCGTCGTCTTCGCCCCGTTGTCGCCGTCCTGCGTCACCATGGTCGCCGTGGTGTCGGCGGTCGCCCGGATCGACAGGTCGTCGGCGGCCAGCAGCGGCATGGTGGTGGCCGCGATGCCGACCACCACCGTGGCCCCGGCCACGCCGAGGACGACGGCCTTGCGTCGCGGGCCGGGGTGCCGGGTGAGGCGGTGCAGTCCGTGCCGAGCCAAGGTGAACTCCCTGTGTGTCGGGCGGTGACGGTCAGCAGCGTAACCACGGCCGCAGCGTGACGTGGGGACGACAGCCGGACCTAAGCGCGTCTTAACCGTCGCCTAAGGATGCACCGGATGGCCACAGGGGACACATCCGTCCCGTCTGAGCGCTCAGATCGCGCGGGCGGCGGCGAGCGCCGCGGCCATCGCCGCCCGGGGCGCCGCGACGCCCGTGAAGTGCTCGAACTGGCCCACCGCCTGGGCCAGCAGCAGGTCGAGGCCGGAGACGATCCGGCAGCCGGCCGCCTCGGCCGACGCGGCCAGCGGCGTCGGCCACGGGTCGTAGAGCGCGTCGAAGAGCACCGTCTCCGGCCGCCAGGCCACCGTGTCGGCGAGCGGATCCGCCACACCCTTCGGCACCGTGGAGACCACCAGGTCGGCGCGGCAGCGGTCGGCCGCGTCGGTCCAGGGCGCGCCGGTCATCGGCACACCGACCGCGCGGGCCACCGGGCGCAGTTCGTCGACCGCCGCCGGGCGGCGGGCCACCACGGTCACCGCGTCGGCGTCGAGCCGCCCCGCCGCGGCAACCGCCGCGCGGGCCGTGCCGCCCGCGCCCAGCACCGTCACCGTCGCCCCCGGGCGCACCCCGGCGTCGGTGAGCACCTCGACCATGCCGACCACGTCGGTGTTGTCGGCGTACCAGGAGCCGTCCGGTCGGCGTACCAGCGTGTTGGCGGCGCCGACGGCGGCGGCGAGCGGCGAGACCTCGGCGGCCACCGCGAGCGCCGCTTCCTTGCCGGGCATGGTCACCGACAGCCCGGCCCACTCCGGGCCGAGGCCGGCGACCACGTCCGGCAGCTCCGCCGCCGCGCACTCGATCCGGGTGTACGACCACCCGGTCAGCCCCGCCGCCGCGTAGCCGGCGTTGTGGATCACCGGGGAGAGGGAGTGCGCGATCGGCGTGCCGAGCACTCCCGCCCGCCGTGCGGTCGTCATCAGATGATCCCGGCCTCCTTGGCCTTGACCTTGTTCCGCTCGTGCTCCTCGATAGTCTCGGCGAAGGCGGAGTGTCCCTCCTTGTCGATCGCCACGAAGAAGAGCCACTTGCCGGCCGGCGGGTCCATCGCGCCCTCCATGGCCTCCTTCCCCGGGTTGTTGATCGGGGTGGGCACCAGGCCGCGCAGCTTGCGGCTGTACGGGTTCTTGGTGTCGAGCAGCTCCTCCTCGGTCATCTGCCCGGACGTCTTGGTCTTCTGTCCGGTCAGCTCCAGGTAGTAGTTGACCGTGACGTCCATCTCCAGGCAGTTGCACGGGAACTCGCCGAAGACCCGGTTGTACGCCACCCGGGCGACCTTGCCCAGGTCGTCCTTGTTCCCCGCCTCGGCCTGTGCCAGCGACGCGACGATCAGCGCCTCGTACGGGCTGATCTTGCGCTCCTTCTGCACCCGGTCGGCGAACTGCATCTCGCTGGTCACGCTGAGGAAGTTCTCGACCATCTGCTCGATGATCGTCTCGGCGGTCGCCTTCGGCGGGATCTCGT encodes:
- a CDS encoding O-antigen ligase family protein, coding for MFGMVPVWWLAGAFYLGWPLLGALLFALLVIRGRVPLPPAAGIWLLFLAVVVVSATQLQTPASVLTFALRLAFYLTALVVGVYVYAVARERPDQAAVLVPLCAFWFALVALGWLGVLAPRFALTTPVEVLLPGGVANTPFIQDMVHLTTAEYSARSLNPIYRPAAPFAYTNNYGSAYAMTLPCVVAFTMLRRRGVLRWALLASLPLSLAPAFLTLNRAMFLSLGTGLAVLGVRAALRGNVRVAASIVGVVVIGGLTTLFIPVTELIGNRVESSDTNTDRLSLYVEVIRRVRESPWLGYGAPVNVDTVSAQAPIGTQGQLWMVLFSHGVPALLCFLAWFVVAALICARATSAAGQWLAVVPVVCLVQIPFYGMANQNLAVAFFAVAFAMALTERETSARLHRPRPLRPEAVPA
- a CDS encoding glycosyl hydrolase, with amino-acid sequence MARHGLHRLTRHPGPRRKAVVLGVAGATVVVGIAATTMPLLAADDLSIRATADTTATMVTQDGDNGAKTTLATCATRCDGNPRGGREAVVQFAVTTLPATAVNVRATLRVHAWQEFAATVSAHSSVVDARAARPTPALPGAALDTVSKVAKGFNEWDVSALVKGNGTWTVSLAQTGLETRIYWASTENRNPDLRPRLEISYDVGTRPTPVVTSAAPSPSRTVAPSPTPRPTPSTSPTRATPSPSASPSGGTDRCGAVSSRLVPSCGAWWGMYSPSSAGDGWDHGAAVAEVEAQVGRKFDIVHRYHDFSNAGSNGAFPDAYQRQQMREGRLMFFAWESRIFSSGTVLTWQDVYSGRYDATIDAVAGRIRDTGVPVFMGFDHEPEDEPAKGSDADFVRAWRHVHDRFAAAGADNAVWVWTMMGWSGHYDRYTGLYPGDRYVDWVGYDPYNFHVCNGSKVWKSPATTIGGFYRWLDENRLGVGKPRMLAEFGTNFDAADPDAKRRWFEEFPAALKAHPKIKAAIYFNSPGMTRRSSTCDMTMNHDASSVAGFARAGRDSYLRQPTGGAR
- a CDS encoding acyltransferase, with the protein product MVGAGGNRRGLAVRAVFAVKRGWYTLRYPRLTLGRGVEIRGRIRLRRGVRVSIGDRTRINKLVRFAGPGEVRVGADCLLNATWIGTWTSVTIGDRCLLSDCELLDNDFHNLPPEQRHDPPVPATRAPITIEDNVWVGAHALVMKGVRIGRDSVVGAATVVRTDVPPRVVVAGNPQQTVKKFHD
- a CDS encoding lipopolysaccharide biosynthesis protein; its protein translation is MTATTRGPSGPHPVSAPAASGPGAAPPADDTETRRSVRSGVAGLVGAATSGLFGFLLAVVITRGYGTVGSGAFFAAIGVVTVATAVCTLGAETGLMWALPRRRLGARGDAARVLPVALVPPLLVAVVVAVGGVLAADALAPRLLGGSGVDGTALLTVSFAAVPVVVAMTLLLAALRCVRPIRAYVGVQFFLLPVARPVLVGAAALAGGGLLAGMTGWLVPAALALLACLTLVAGPLGVGRGAALRPAPGDWSAFWRFALPRAASAAIDAGNMWVGVLLTSVLAGPADAGVFGAVGRYILAGQLAMQGLRVAVSPQLSRLLGRGDRAAAAAVHRQLTTWGLVLSWPVYLLLAVFGLAFLQLFGPEFTAGATAMTVLALAMLVNTGVGNVQSLLLMGGRSGLHLAATLAGLLVTVSLGLWLIPAHGATGAALAWALGIATENLTAVACARAVIGQPLVDAAMLRAGAATVAGVGAAAGIGVLAGGRGIGGLAVALGVLAAGCVGLLTLPRVRHRIRVTMVQVRGRQEAAPAATGPAPEDTKGR
- a CDS encoding shikimate dehydrogenase; this encodes MTTARRAGVLGTPIAHSLSPVIHNAGYAAAGLTGWSYTRIECAAAELPDVVAGLGPEWAGLSVTMPGKEAALAVAAEVSPLAAAVGAANTLVRRPDGSWYADNTDVVGMVEVLTDAGVRPGATVTVLGAGGTARAAVAAAGRLDADAVTVVARRPAAVDELRPVARAVGVPMTGAPWTDAADRCRADLVVSTVPKGVADPLADTVAWRPETVLFDALYDPWPTPLAASAEAAGCRIVSGLDLLLAQAVGQFEHFTGVAAPRAAMAAALAAARAI
- a CDS encoding lipopolysaccharide biosynthesis protein gives rise to the protein MTDASPGSWPSDVPAGGGTPGRTVTLTDLLRVPLHRIRLVGAVAAVGLLAAIGYVVLVPAAVTASAVVAVRPVVTDAFTPSGAAADRAVNMNVESGIATGTDVVQRLADSGDMDPREVRDALEVEVPTGGQILRFVYQAPTAEQAVEGVNLAAQAYLDVRRTMYEKQREEMLRSYDESIAKVAAQQAALQKRVNNAREGTVDAAVTELTGINNQLTQLNAARTEIAAVDVNPGWVTQSAERALASTAGNGPLYLLAGLLGGTLLGVVLAYAWESMDRRIRSVDDGRDATGLPLLGTVRSRRWRGGKEAVDADIRYVAMAIAERVRQPARVSLLTAREEDPTAITAGLAVALAAVGREVFVADDSGRAERLRTTVLGDRERLPAAADPSRPLVPKPRPAGSTTEGKSDGTPEPAAARRPSPHPIGARPSTDPDATLTLPRVTSSASAVNGKVTSTDPVSVGAGSVRFGTWRQGADHTLVLFNAPPAESDERGVAVARQGTAVVVVEQDRTRQGDLRRLVERLRAAGVTPLGFVLTRSGRG